In Papaver somniferum cultivar HN1 chromosome 1, ASM357369v1, whole genome shotgun sequence, a genomic segment contains:
- the LOC113295088 gene encoding protein argonaute 4B-like isoform X2 yields the protein MGDSELDGPDGLPPPPPVPPNVVPIKVEPVKKVSKPKRVPMARTGLGNKGNKIQLLTNHFKVAVSNADGYFFHYCVSLFYEDDRPVESKGVGRKVLDRVQETYASELAGKDFAYDGEKSLFTVGPLPQTKLEFTVVLDEMSSNRNTGNGSPAGNGSPNDADRKRMRRPYHSKTFKVELSFAAKIPMQAIGNALRGQESENSQEALRVLDIILRQHAAKQGCLLVRQSFFHNNPKNFADLGGGVLGCRGFHSSFRATQGGLSLNIDVSTSMIIQPGPVVDFLINNQGVRDPGGIDWAKAKRTLKNLRIKASPSNMEYKITGLSELPCDRQTFSMKQRNGRDANGDGEPEMIEMTITDYFVNIRRMELVYSGPLPCINVGKPKRPTYIPIELCTLVSLQRYTKALSVQQRSSLVEKSRQKPQERMAALTEAMKTNNYDAEPALRASGVTISSQFTQVEGRVLQPPRLKFGKGEDFTPRNGRWNISNKVFVEPIKVERWAIVNFSARCDIRGLVRDLTRLGEQKGMMIEPPFDVFEESPQSRRAPPPARVEEMFQQIRAKLPGAPQFLLCLLPERKNCNIYGPWKKKNLADLGIVTQCAAPSRVNDNYLTNVLLKINAKLGGLNSVLAIEHSCSIPFVSKVPTMILGMDVSHGSPGQSDIPSVAAVVSSRHWPSISRYRASVRTQSPKVEMVDNLFKPISDTEDDGIIRELLLDFYTSSKKRKPEQIIIFRDGVSESQFNQVLNIELDQIIEACKFLDEKWSPKFTVIIAQKNHHSKFFQPNSPDNVPPGTVIDNKICHP from the exons ATGGGCGACTCTGAGCTTGATGGACCTGATGGATTGCCTCCTCCACCACCTGTTCCACCAAATGTAGTTCCAATAAAAGTAGAGCCAgttaagaaagtttcaaaaccTAAGCGTGTCCCAATGGCAAGAACTGGTCTTGGAAATAAGGGGAACAAAATACAGTTGTTGACTAACCATTTTAAAGTCGCTGTTAGTAATGCTGACGGTTACTTTTTCCACTACTGT GTGTCCCTCTTCTATGAAGATGATCGCCCTGTAGAAAGCAAGGGTGTAGGTAGGAAAGTTCTTGACAGAGTTCAAGAGACTTATGCCTCTGAGTTAGCTGGAAAAGACTTCGCTTATGATGGAGAGAAAAGTTTGTTTACTGTTGGTCCTCTCCCACAAACTAAACTAGAGTTCACTGTCGTGCTTGATGAGATGTCATCGAATAG GAATACCGGGAACGGCAGCCCTGCTGGTAATGGAAGCCCTAATGATGCTGATCGTAAGCGGATGAGACGGCCATACCATTCCAAGACCTTCAAGGTGGAGCTTAGTTTTGCAGCCAAAATCCCAATGCAGGCCATTGGAAATGCGCTCCGTGGTCAGGAATCAGAGAACTCTCAAGAAGCTCTTAGAGTTTTGGATATCATTTTAAGGCAACATGCCGCAAAACA AGGGTGCCTTCTTGTTCGTCAATCCTTTTTCCACAACAATCCGAAGAATTTTGCGGACTTGGGAGGAGGTGTCCTTGGATGCAGAGGATTCCATTCCAGTTTCAGAGCTACACAAGGTGGTTTATCACTGAACATTG ATGTATCTACTTCAATGATAATACAGCCAGGACCAGTTGTAGATTTTTTAATTAATAACCAAGGTGTGAGGGATCCAGGTGGCATTGATTGGGCAAAG GCTAAGCGAACTCTCAAAAATCTGAGGATAAAAGCCAGCCCATCTAATATGGAGTATAAGATAACCGGGTTAAGTGAACTCCCCTGCGATAGACAAAC ATTCTCTATGAAGCAAAGGAATGGAAGGGATGCAAATGGAGATGGCGAGCCTGAAATGATTGAAATGACAATCACTGATTATTTTGTCAATATTCGCCGTATGGAATTAGTTTATTCAGGGCCTCTTCCATGCATTAATGTTGGTAAACCAAAGCGACCGACTTACATTCCAATTGAG CTTTGTACTTTGGTTTCGTTGCAACGCTATACAAAGGCATTGTCCGTTCAACAGAGATCTTCACTCGTAGAGAAATCAAGACAGAAGCCTCAAGAAAGGATGGCAGCTTTGACTGAG GCAATGAAAaccaacaactatgatgctgaaccaGCATTACGTGCCTCTGGTGTTACAATTAGTTCTCAGTTTACACAAGTTGAAGGCCGTGTATTACAACCTCCAAGG TTGAAATTTGGCAAGGGAGAGGACTTCACTCCTCGGAATGGAAGATGGAACATTAGTAATAAAGTGTTTGTCGAACCAATTAAGGTTGAACGCTGGGCCATTGTAAACTTCTCGGCTCGTTGTGACATACGTGGTTTAGTTCGAGATCTTACCAGACTGGGAGAACAGAAAGGAatg ATGATAGAGCCTCCGTTTGATGTATTCGAAGAGTCCCCTCAGTCTAGACGGGCACCTCCACCTGCCCGGGTGGAGGAGATGTTTCAACAGATTAGGGCAAAACTTCCCGGAGCACCCCAGTTTCTTCTATGTCTTCTTCCAGAGAGGAAAAACTGTAACATCTACG GTccatggaagaagaagaatcttGCTGACCTTGGAATTGTTACTCAATGTGCGGCGCCTTCAAGAGTCAATGACAATTACCTTACAAATGTTCTTCTTAAGATCAATGCCAAA CTTGGTGGTTTGAATTCGGTGTTGGCCATTGAGCACTCTTGTTCAATTCCTTTTGTCTCTAAAGTTCCCACAATGATCCTTGGGATGGACGTTTCACATGGCTCTCCTGGACAATCTGATATTCCATCTGTAGCTGCG GTAGTCAGCTCCAGGCACTGGCCATCTATTTCACGTTATAGAGCATCTGTGAGAACACAATCCCCAAAGGTTGAGATGGTCGATAATCTATTCAAGCCCATATCGGACACGGAGGATGATGGCATAATTCG TGAGCTATTACTGGACTTCTATACAAGCTCAAAAAAAAGAAAGCCTGAACAAATTATTATTTTCAG GGATGGTGTGAGTGAGTCCCAGTTCAATCAAGTCTTGAACATCGAATTGGATCAGATTATTGAG GCGTGCAAATTCCTTGACGAGAAGTGGTCTCCTAAGTTTACAGTAATTATTGCTCAGAAAAACCACCATTCCAAGTTTTTTCAGCCAAACAGTCCTGACAATGTTCCACCCG GTACAGTTATTGACAATAAAATCTGTCACCCGTGA
- the LOC113295088 gene encoding protein argonaute 4A-like isoform X1, which translates to MGDSELDGPDGLPPPPPVPPNVVPIKVEPVKKVSKPKRVPMARTGLGNKGNKIQLLTNHFKVAVSNADGYFFHYCVSLFYEDDRPVESKGVGRKVLDRVQETYASELAGKDFAYDGEKSLFTVGPLPQTKLEFTVVLDEMSSNRNTGNGSPAGNGSPNDADRKRMRRPYHSKTFKVELSFAAKIPMQAIGNALRGQESENSQEALRVLDIILRQHAAKQGCLLVRQSFFHNNPKNFADLGGGVLGCRGFHSSFRATQGGLSLNIDVSTSMIIQPGPVVDFLINNQGVRDPGGIDWAKAKRTLKNLRIKASPSNMEYKITGLSELPCDRQTFSMKQRNGRDANGDGEPEMIEMTITDYFVNIRRMELVYSGPLPCINVGKPKRPTYIPIELCTLVSLQRYTKALSVQQRSSLVEKSRQKPQERMAALTEAMKTNNYDAEPALRASGVTISSQFTQVEGRVLQPPRLKFGKGEDFTPRNGRWNISNKVFVEPIKVERWAIVNFSARCDIRGLVRDLTRLGEQKGMMIEPPFDVFEESPQSRRAPPPARVEEMFQQIRAKLPGAPQFLLCLLPERKNCNIYGPWKKKNLADLGIVTQCAAPSRVNDNYLTNVLLKINAKLGGLNSVLAIEHSCSIPFVSKVPTMILGMDVSHGSPGQSDIPSVAAVVSSRHWPSISRYRASVRTQSPKVEMVDNLFKPISDTEDDGIIRELLLDFYTSSKKRKPEQIIIFRDGVSESQFNQVLNIELDQIIEACKFLDEKWSPKFTVIIAQKNHHSKFFQPNSPDNVPPGTVIDNKICHPRNNDFYMCAHAGMIGTTRPAHYHVLLDEIGFSADELQELVHNLSYVYQRSTTAISIVAPVAYAHLAATQVSTFTKFDEMSETSSSHGGMTSVGSAPVPELPRLHENVRSSMFFC; encoded by the exons ATGGGCGACTCTGAGCTTGATGGACCTGATGGATTGCCTCCTCCACCACCTGTTCCACCAAATGTAGTTCCAATAAAAGTAGAGCCAgttaagaaagtttcaaaaccTAAGCGTGTCCCAATGGCAAGAACTGGTCTTGGAAATAAGGGGAACAAAATACAGTTGTTGACTAACCATTTTAAAGTCGCTGTTAGTAATGCTGACGGTTACTTTTTCCACTACTGT GTGTCCCTCTTCTATGAAGATGATCGCCCTGTAGAAAGCAAGGGTGTAGGTAGGAAAGTTCTTGACAGAGTTCAAGAGACTTATGCCTCTGAGTTAGCTGGAAAAGACTTCGCTTATGATGGAGAGAAAAGTTTGTTTACTGTTGGTCCTCTCCCACAAACTAAACTAGAGTTCACTGTCGTGCTTGATGAGATGTCATCGAATAG GAATACCGGGAACGGCAGCCCTGCTGGTAATGGAAGCCCTAATGATGCTGATCGTAAGCGGATGAGACGGCCATACCATTCCAAGACCTTCAAGGTGGAGCTTAGTTTTGCAGCCAAAATCCCAATGCAGGCCATTGGAAATGCGCTCCGTGGTCAGGAATCAGAGAACTCTCAAGAAGCTCTTAGAGTTTTGGATATCATTTTAAGGCAACATGCCGCAAAACA AGGGTGCCTTCTTGTTCGTCAATCCTTTTTCCACAACAATCCGAAGAATTTTGCGGACTTGGGAGGAGGTGTCCTTGGATGCAGAGGATTCCATTCCAGTTTCAGAGCTACACAAGGTGGTTTATCACTGAACATTG ATGTATCTACTTCAATGATAATACAGCCAGGACCAGTTGTAGATTTTTTAATTAATAACCAAGGTGTGAGGGATCCAGGTGGCATTGATTGGGCAAAG GCTAAGCGAACTCTCAAAAATCTGAGGATAAAAGCCAGCCCATCTAATATGGAGTATAAGATAACCGGGTTAAGTGAACTCCCCTGCGATAGACAAAC ATTCTCTATGAAGCAAAGGAATGGAAGGGATGCAAATGGAGATGGCGAGCCTGAAATGATTGAAATGACAATCACTGATTATTTTGTCAATATTCGCCGTATGGAATTAGTTTATTCAGGGCCTCTTCCATGCATTAATGTTGGTAAACCAAAGCGACCGACTTACATTCCAATTGAG CTTTGTACTTTGGTTTCGTTGCAACGCTATACAAAGGCATTGTCCGTTCAACAGAGATCTTCACTCGTAGAGAAATCAAGACAGAAGCCTCAAGAAAGGATGGCAGCTTTGACTGAG GCAATGAAAaccaacaactatgatgctgaaccaGCATTACGTGCCTCTGGTGTTACAATTAGTTCTCAGTTTACACAAGTTGAAGGCCGTGTATTACAACCTCCAAGG TTGAAATTTGGCAAGGGAGAGGACTTCACTCCTCGGAATGGAAGATGGAACATTAGTAATAAAGTGTTTGTCGAACCAATTAAGGTTGAACGCTGGGCCATTGTAAACTTCTCGGCTCGTTGTGACATACGTGGTTTAGTTCGAGATCTTACCAGACTGGGAGAACAGAAAGGAatg ATGATAGAGCCTCCGTTTGATGTATTCGAAGAGTCCCCTCAGTCTAGACGGGCACCTCCACCTGCCCGGGTGGAGGAGATGTTTCAACAGATTAGGGCAAAACTTCCCGGAGCACCCCAGTTTCTTCTATGTCTTCTTCCAGAGAGGAAAAACTGTAACATCTACG GTccatggaagaagaagaatcttGCTGACCTTGGAATTGTTACTCAATGTGCGGCGCCTTCAAGAGTCAATGACAATTACCTTACAAATGTTCTTCTTAAGATCAATGCCAAA CTTGGTGGTTTGAATTCGGTGTTGGCCATTGAGCACTCTTGTTCAATTCCTTTTGTCTCTAAAGTTCCCACAATGATCCTTGGGATGGACGTTTCACATGGCTCTCCTGGACAATCTGATATTCCATCTGTAGCTGCG GTAGTCAGCTCCAGGCACTGGCCATCTATTTCACGTTATAGAGCATCTGTGAGAACACAATCCCCAAAGGTTGAGATGGTCGATAATCTATTCAAGCCCATATCGGACACGGAGGATGATGGCATAATTCG TGAGCTATTACTGGACTTCTATACAAGCTCAAAAAAAAGAAAGCCTGAACAAATTATTATTTTCAG GGATGGTGTGAGTGAGTCCCAGTTCAATCAAGTCTTGAACATCGAATTGGATCAGATTATTGAG GCGTGCAAATTCCTTGACGAGAAGTGGTCTCCTAAGTTTACAGTAATTATTGCTCAGAAAAACCACCATTCCAAGTTTTTTCAGCCAAACAGTCCTGACAATGTTCCACCCG GTACAGTTATTGACAATAAAATCTGTCACCCGCGAAACAATGATTTTTATATGTGTGCACACGCGGGCATGATT GGAACAACTAGGCCGGCACATTACCATGTGTTGTTGGATGAAATTGGCTTCTCAGCTGATGAGTTGCAGGAACTTGTTCATAATTTATCCTATGT GTACCAGAGGAGCACAACTGCTATTTCTATAG ttGCTCCAGTAGCATATGCCCACCTTGCAGCGACCCAAGTCTCAACATTTACAAAGttcgatgaaatgtctgaaacttcCTCAAGCCATGGAGGGATGACGTCTGTGGGCTCTGCACCAGTGCCTGAACTACCTAGACTCCATGAGAACGTACGCAGTTCTATGTTCTTTTGTTAA